From a single Osmerus mordax isolate fOsmMor3 chromosome 6, fOsmMor3.pri, whole genome shotgun sequence genomic region:
- the znf576.2 gene encoding zinc finger protein 576.2, whose translation MDSGILNVEEIVMGRGAPDPPAEEPPSKPEKPYPAITTKPPPPTVIQPYQHENLQCFQCFITFCNSKAKERHMKKSHREEYKQQLQQGDTLFTCYVCDRTFSSSEELTEHQPTHSKEDKPFKCPYCHECFRTFSELTAHRRQICPERQFVCKDCNETFRNPAQLRAHRLAQHPRPEAEEGADADDSTKTHRCGKCARGFENEAELVLHQENHAGDQQCNGSDASKKRARALKPEDAAGVEKKGKWKKKKEDEEVKEEVESSNHTEDAGAAVAEPKAKPGRGRPPKAAAGKEATTAGDGKTSAQEKKPKAAPSRQQRCPECDLTFPGLVQLRAHKKEKHAASKETGKQPATAGDGQGPAEEEEEEKKKPKADASRLHRCPECELTFPALAELRAHKKEKHTPRKAHPCEECEESFARPEQLEAHKARVHTTGRYSCPTCGKSFGRESNMKAHQKSHPEEEEEKKKPAGRSKR comes from the exons ATGGACTCGGGCATTTTGAACGTAGAGGAAATAGTAATGGGACGGGGAGCTCCGGACCCCCCTGCGGAGGAACCTCCATCTAAACCTGAGAAACCCTACCCGGCCATTACCACCAAGCCACCTCCACCCACTGTCATTCAACCTT ACCAACATGAGAACCTGCAGTGTTTCCAGTGCTTCATTACCTTCTGCAACTCCAAAGCCAAGGAGAGGCACATGAAGAAGAGCCATCGGGAGGAGTATAAGCAGCAGCTTCAGCAG GGAGATACGCTGTTCACCTGCTATGTGTGTGACCGCACCTTTTCATCCTCTGAAGAGCTGACAGAGCACCAACCCACCCACAGCAAGGAAGACAAGCCCTTCAAGTGCCCTTACTGTCACGAGTGCTTTCGTACATTTTCTGAG TTAACAGCCCACAGGAGACAGATATGTCCGGAGCGTCAGTTTGTGTGTAAGGACTGCAACGAGACCTTCCGGAACCCTGCACAGCTGCGTGCCCACCGCCTGGCCCAGCACCCTCGTCCCGAAGCAGAGGAAGGAGCGGACGCCGATGACAGCACCAAGACCCATCGCTGCGGGAAGTGTGCCCGGGGCTTCGAGAATGAAGCTGAGCTTGTGCTGCACCAGGAAAACCATGCGGGAGACCAGCAATGCAACGGCAGCGATGCCTCCAAGAAGCGCGCACGGGCCCTCAAACCAGAAGACGCCGCGGGCGTTGAGAAGAAGGGGAagtggaagaagaagaaggaagacgaggaggtgaaggaagagGTGGAAAGTAGCAACCACACGGAAGACGCCGGAGCTGCTGTAGCTGAGCCGAAAGCCAAACCAGGTCGAGGACGTCCACCCAAAGCAGCTGCAGGCAAGGAGGCCACTACTGCGGGTGACGGCAAAACCTCAGCGCAGGAGAAGAAACCCAAAGCAGCTCCATCCCGCCAGCAACGCTGCCCAGAGTGCGACCTCACCTTCCCAGGCTTGGTCCAGCTCCGTGCCCACAAGAAAGAGAAGCACGCCGCAAGTAAAGAGACGGGAAAGCAGCCCGCTACTGCAGGCGACGGCCAAGGCcctgcggaggaggaggaggaggagaaaaagaagccCAAGGCTGATGCATCCCGCCTCCACCGCTGCCCTGAGTGTGAGCTCACCTTCCCTGCCTTGGCCGAGCTCCGTGCCCACAAGAAGGAGAAGCACACCCCCAGGAAGGCCCACCCCTGCGAAGAGTGTGAGGAGAGCTTTGCTCGCCCTGAGCAGCTGGAGGCCCATAAGGCCCGGGTGCACACCACTGGCCGCTACTCCTGCCCAACCTGCGGCAAAAGCTTTGGTCGGGAGAGCAACATGAAGGCCCACCAGAAGAGCCacccagaggaggaagaggagaagaagaagccaGCCGGACGTAGCAAGAGATAA